A region from the Malus domestica chromosome 07, GDT2T_hap1 genome encodes:
- the LOC114826090 gene encoding uncharacterized protein, which yields MATMPPSSLQLPNPFPLTSSSTKPHSPKPSFYFATRATDPETPPPEPSSESGSVPDDFDSKLSQVRLRYRSGTGKKAEIRKTKKSKSGSGSSSASNLYLPPVPLKEPVSGGLKVDFGFSPYSERLNGRIAILGLTALLLVELATGKSVLKYHTPSVVLVQVYFVAAVAAVYIKYEKEKVSVWPQSAPPKE from the coding sequence ATGGCGACAATGCCACCATCCTCCCTGCAACTCCCCAACCCATTCCCACTCACGTCCTCATCGACCAAACCCCACTCGCCCAAACCCTCCTTCTACTTCGCAACCCGAGCCACTGACCCGGAAACGCCACCCCCCGAGCCATCGTCCGAATCCGGTTCCGTCCCGGATGACTTCGACAGCAAGCTGAGCCAGGTCCGACTCCGATACCGCAGCGGCACCGGAAAGAAAGCGGAAATCCGGAAGACGAAGAAGTCCAAAAGCGGTTCCGGATCCTCATCCGCGTCCAACTTGTACCTTCCACCGGTGCCGCTCAAGGAGCCGGTGTCTGGCGGGTTGAAGGTGGATTTCGGGTTCAGCCCGTACAGCGAGAGGTTAAACGGGCGAATCGCAATTCTGGGTCTAACGGCGTTGCTGCTGGTGGAGCTGGCGACTGGGAAGAGCGTGTTAAAGTATCATACGCCGTCGGTTGTGCTGGTGCAGGTTTACTTTGTGGCGGCGGTTGCGGCGGTGTATATTAAGTATGAGAAAGAGAAGGTGAGTGTATGGCCTCAGTCCGCTCCGCCCAAAGAGTGA
- the LOC103427797 gene encoding protein RDM16-like isoform X1 yields MEKDKSSKRDRRDRDRDYDKHRSRDADEKRSSKDSDYYRHHHRSDRDSKRERSREPRDHKSRRERSREPSEDGRDVSRDHRERSYEPRDEREGSRERSRHREAKRERSEEREESKRKRKERERSEGRDGEGDDLEDKKRSRVSEGERKERKRFEEDGQEVNGGQKKSRRFGDRRVKEEEGGENGEVVERRTELNVNASEVNVKKEEVGDDHIGNFQSVAATPNGSGRVGNGAALEPTMTSRIVPETSFAPIHPLPTKVSSIPTTNENKGVSITRSHEVHGKSSTDGTSSTAGKSANLSLGDVEKIKRTLQKQKELTEKLKKLNQLKKEGNSSKDASQNLESKEGLKPPATTAGLLHAPTPSTAVTTAASVATFDSSALPISAAAVPNFEAVKRAQALAAQMGFRQDPDFSPLINSFPGQVATDVAAPQKPTKAPVLRLDALGREIDEHGNLVNVTKPNNLSTLKVNINKQKKDAFQILKPELDVDPEKNPHFDPDVGISKKFLRPKRMGFAFVEEGKWTRDAELIKLKTKFGEAQAKEQRAKQQQFAKAKAAPDINPNLIEVGERVITKEKPKDPIPEIEWWDVPLLHSGTYKEVVDGTVAEDKLKIEKITIYIEHPQPIEPPTEPAPPPPQPLKLTKKEQKKLRTQKRLAREKDRQEMIRQGLLEPPKPKVKMSNLMKVLGSEATQDPTRLEKEIRSAAAEREQAHVDRNIARKLTPAERREKKERKLFDDPNNVETIVSVYRINELSHPKARFKIDVNARENRLTGSCVISDGINVVVVEGGSKSIKRYAKVMLRRINWAEAVKEEEEDDDADDDKPPNKCVLVWQGSVARRSFNRFSVHECMTEAAARKVFADAGVAHYWDLAVNFQDDN; encoded by the exons ATGGAGAAAGACAAATCGAGCAAACGCGACCGCAGAGATCGAGACAGAGACTACGATAAACATCGCAGCCGTGATGCCGACGAAAAGCGATCGTCAAAGGACTCCGATTACTACCGCCACCACCACCGATCGGACCGCGATTCCAAGCGTGAGCGCTCTCGCGAGCCCCGCGACCACAAATCTCGCCGCGAACGGTCGCGCGAGCCGAGCGAAGACGGCCGGGATGTCTCGCGCGACCACCGTGAGCGGTCCTACGAGCCGAGGGACGAGAGGGAAGGGAGCAGAGAGAGGTCCAGGCATCGGGAAGCGAAGCGCGAGAGGTCAGAGGAGCGAGAAGAATCGAAGCGTAAGAGGAAAGAAAGGGAGAGGAGTGAGGGTCGAGATGGAGAGGGTGATGATTTAGAAGACAAGAAGAGGTCTAGGGTTTCGGAGGGGGAGAGGAAAGAGAGGAAGCGATTCGAGGAAGATGGTCAGGAAGTGAATGGTGGTCAGAAAAAGAGTAGGAGGTTTGGTGACCGCCGAGTAAAGGAGGAAGAGGGCGGAGAGAATGGCGAAGTTGTTGAACGGAGAACTGAATTAAATGTGAATGCGAGTGAGGTTAATGTTAAGAAAGAAGAAGTTGGGGATGATCATATTGGCAATTTCCAGAGCGTCGCCGCCACCCCAAATGGGAGTGGTCGGGTGGGTAAT GGCGCTGCTCTGGAACCTACTATGACATCAAGGATTGTGCCTGAGACCTCTTTCGCTCCCATTCATCCCCTTCCTACCAAGGTATCTTCAATTCCTACAACAAATGAAAATAAGGGAGTTAGTATTACCAGATCTCATGAGGTTCATGGAAAATCTAGTACAGATGGAACATCTTCAACTGCTGGGAAAAGTGCGAATCTGTCTCTTGGTGATGTAGAAAAAATCAAGAGAACTTTACAGAAGCAGAAGGAATTGACTGAGAAGCTGAAGAAGCTTAACCAG TTGAAGAAGGAAGGCAATTCAAGCAAAGATGCTAGCCAGAACTTGGAATCGAAGGAGGGACTGAAACCACCAGCTACTACTGCTGGGTTGCTACATGCACCGACCCCATCAACAGCTGTTACTACAGCTGCTTCTGTGGCAACATTTGACTCGTCTGCCCTACCCATATCTGCAGCAGCCGTTCCCAACTTTGAAGCTGTAAAACGTGCACAAGCACTTGCTGCTCAGATGGGGTTCCGTCAGGACCCTGATTTTTCTCCTCTCATAAACTCGTTTCCAGGACAGGTGGCTACTGATGTTGCTGCCCCGCAGAAGCCTACTAAAGCCCCTGTTCTTCGTCTTGATGCTCTTGGAAGGGAAATAGATGAACATGGAAACTTAGTGAATGTGACGAAACCAAACAACCTCAGTACCCTAAAG GTCAACATTAACAAACAGAAGAAAGATGCATTCCAGATTCTTAAACCTGAATTGGATGTGGATCCTGAAAAGAATCCTCATTTTGATCCGGATGTGGGCATTAGTAAAAAATTTTTGAGGCCAAAGAGGATGGGTTTCGCATTTGTAGAGGAAGGAAAATGGACAAGAGATGCTGAGCTTATAAAATTAAAG ACTAAATTTGGAGAAGCACAAGCCAAAGAGCAAAGAGCAAAGCAGCAACAGTTTGCAAAGGCAAAGGCAGCGCCAGATATTAATCCAAATTTGATAGAAGTAGGAGAGAGAGTTATCACCAAAGAAAAACCAAAGGATCCAATTCCTGAAATCGAGTGGTG GGATGTGCCACTGTTGCACTCTGGTACTTATAAGGAAGTTGTTGATGGTACAGTAGCTGAAGATAAATTAAAGATAGAGAAAATCACAATCTATATTGAGCATCCTCAACCTATTGAGCCCCCTACTGAGCCAGCTCCTCCACCGCCTCAACCACTGAAGCTGACCAAGAAGGAGCAGAAAAAACTACGTACACAGAAACGTCTGGCCAGAGAGAAAGATAGGCAAGAGATGATTAGACAAGGCCTGCTTGAGCCCCCAAAGCCAAAAGTTAAAATGAGTAATTTGATGAAAGTTCTTGGCTCTGAAGCAACCCAAGATCCAACCAGGCTTGAAAAGGAGATCAGGAGTGCAGCTGCTGAACGTGAACAAGCTCATGTAGACAGGAATATAGCACGGAAGCTCACTCCTGCCGAGCGTcgtgagaagaaagaaaggaagcTTTTTGATGACCCTAATAACGTGGAGACAATCGTCTCAGTTTACAGGATCAATGAGCTGTCACATCCAAAGGCCCGCTTCAAGATAGATGTTAATGCGCGAGAGAACCGGCTGACTGGATCTTGTGTGATATCAGATGGTATTAATGTTGTGGTTGTTGAAGGTGGAAGCAAGTCTATCAAGAGGTATGCAAAGGTTATGCTTAGGCGCATAAACTGGGCTGAGGCAgtaaaagaagaggaagaagatgatgatgctGACGATGACAAGCCTCCTAACAAGTGCGTGTTAGTATGGCAAGGAAGTGTTGCAAGACGGAGCTTCAATAGGTTTTCTGTTCATGAATGCATGACTGAAGCCGCTGCCCGGAAGGTTTTTGCCGATGCTGGCGTTGCTCATTACTGGGATCTTGCGGTCAACTTTCAAGATGATAATTAG
- the LOC103427796 gene encoding ABC transporter G family member 6-like: MSSRVADNQISPFFTSMELDDFPRATHGASPSLGQLLKHVGDVRKEATGDGGETPAHHALDISEASLEPRSLPFVLSFNNLTYSVKVRRKFSLSGMLSGCNNRLSAATASDPISGGENFFSKTRTLLNDISGEAREGEILAVLGASGSGKSTLIDALANRIAKGSLKGTVSLNGEVLESRLLKVISAYVMQDDLLFPMLTVEETLMFAAEFRLPRALSKSKKKSRVQALIDQLGIRNAAKTIIGDEGHRGVSGGERRRVSIGIDIIHDPIILFLDEPTSGLDSTSAFMVVKVLQRIAQSGSIVVMSVHQPSYRILGLLDRLLFLTRGQTVYSGSPANLPSYFAEFGYPIPESENRTEFALDVIRELEGSPGGTKSLVEFSRTWQSRKHSNPNDASYRGASDARHVVPLQEAISASISRGKLVSGAPNNNPSPNSMVPTFANPIWVEMAVLANRSMKNARRMPELFGIRLGTVMVTGFILATMFWNLDDSPKGVQERLGFIAFAMSTTFYTCADALPVFLQERYIFMRETAYNAYRRSSYVLSHSLVVLPSLVFLSIAFSVTTFWAVGLDGGLSGFLFYFLIIFASFWAGSSFVTFLSGVVPQVMLGYTIVVAILAYFLLFSGFFITRDRIPAYWIWFHYLSLVKYPYEGVLQNEFQNTAKCFVRGTQIFDNTPLGTVPDAMKLKLLDSMSETLGMRITRSTCLTTGTDILEQQGVTDLSKWNCLWVTVAWGFLFRILFYFALLLGSKNKRR; the protein is encoded by the coding sequence ATGTCGTCTCGCGTGGCGGACAATCAGATATCGCCGTTTTTCACTTCCATGGAGCTAGACGACTTCCCACGCGCCACCCACGGCGCTTCGCCCTCGCTCGGCCAGCTACTGAAGCATGTTGGTGATGTACGTAAGGAGGCCACTGGCGACGGCGGCGAGACTCCGGCACACCACGCACTCGACATCTCCGAAGCCAGCCTCGAGCCTCGCTCCTTGCCATTCGTCCTCTCCTTTAACAACCTGACGTATAGTGTCAAGGTCCGCCGCAAGTTCAGCTTGTCCGGGATGTTATCCGGCTGCAATAACCGACTCAGCGCCGCCACGGCTTCCGACCCCATCAGCGGTGGAGAGAATTTTTTCTCCAAGACGAGGACGCTGCTCAATGACATCTCAGGAGAAGCGCGCGAGGGCGAGATTCTTGCTGTTCTCGGCGCGAGCGGCTCGGGTAAATCCACCTTGATCGACGCCTTGGCGAATCGGATAGCGAAGGGCAGCTTGAAAGGCACCGTCAGCTTAAACGGCGAGGTTCTTGAATCTCGGCTCCTGAAGGTGATTTCCGCTTACGTCATGCAGGATGACCTCCTCTTCCCGATGCTCACAGTCGAAGAGACACTCATGTTCGCCGCTGAGTTCCGCCTCCCCCGCGCGCTGTCAAAATCTAAGAAGAAGTCCCGCGTCCAGGCGTTGATCGACCAGCTCGGCATCCGGAACGCCGCGAAGACGATCATCGGGGACGAAGGCCACCGCGGAGTCTCCGGCGGCGAGCGACGCCGCGTTTCGATCGGAATCGACATCATCCACGACCCGATCATCCTCTTCCTCGACGAGCCGACCTCCGGCCTCGACTCCACCAGCGCATTCATGGTGGTGAAAGTCCTCCAGCGAATCGCTCAGAGCGGGAGCATTGTCGTGATGTCCGTACACCAGCCCAGTTACCGGATCCTCGGACTCCTGGACCGGTTACTCTTCCTGACCCGGGGTCAAACCGTTTACAGTGGTTCCCCCGCCAACTTACCTTCCTACTTCGCTGAGTTCGGGTACCCGATACCCGAGTCCGAGAACCGGACCGAGTTCGCCCTCGACGTAATCCGAGAACTCGAAGGCTCGCCCGGAGGGACCAAGAGCCTGGTGGAGTTCAGCAGAACCTGGCAGAGCAGGAAGCACTCCAACCCTAACGACGCGTCGTACAGAGGAGCCTCCGACGCGCGACATGTCGTTCCTCTCCAGGAGGCGATAAGTGCTAGCATTTCTCGCGGGAAGTTGGTATCCGGAGCCCCTAACAACAACCCGAGCCCGAACTCGATGGTTCCCACATTCGCGAACCCGATCTGGGTCGAGATGGCGGTGCTTGCCAACCGTTCGATGAAAAACGCCAGAAGAATGCCGGAGCTCTTCGGTATCCGGCTCGGCACCGTCATGGTCACCGGATTCATCCTCGCCACCATGTTCTGGAACCTCGACGACTCCCCGAAAGGCGTACAAGAACGCCTCGGATTCATCGCCTTCGCCATGTCCACAACCTTCTACACCTGCGCCGACGCCCTCCCCGTCTTCCTCCAGGAACGCTACATCTTCATGCGCGAAACCGCCTACAACGCCTACCGCCGGTCCTCCTACGTGTTATCGCATTCTCTGGTGGTGCTGCCGTCGCTGGTTTTTCTCTCTATAGCGTTCTCAGTGACGACGTTTTGGGCGGTGGGACTCGACGGGGGACTGTCCGGGTTTCTGTTCTACTTTCTGATAATATTCGCGTCGTTTTGGGCGGGGAGTTCGTTCGTCACATTTCTCTCCGGGGTGGTCCCACAAGTGATGCTCGGGTACACAATCGTAGTGGCGATACTCGCCTACTTCCTCCTCTTCAGCGGCTTCTTCATCACGCGCGATAGAATCCCGGCGTACTGGATTTGGTTCCATTACCTGTCGTTGGTGAAGTATCCCTACGAGGGGGTGCTGCAGAACGAGTTTCAGAACACCGCGAAATGCTTCGTTCGCGGGACACAGATCTTCGACAACACGCCGCTGGGGACGGTGCCGGACGCGATGAAGCTGAAGCTGCTGGATAGCATGAGCGAGACGCTGGGGATGCGGATCACGCGGTCCACGTGTCTGACGACGGGGACGGATATTTTGGAGCAGCAGGGAGTGACGGACTTGAGCAAGTGGAACTGCCTGTGGGTGACGGTGGCTTGGGGGTTTCTGTTTAGGATTCTGTTTTACTTTGCCTTGTTGCTTGGGAGCAAGAACAAGAggcggtaa
- the LOC103427797 gene encoding protein RDM16-like isoform X2: MGFRQDPDFSPLINSFPGQVATDVAAPQKPTKAPVLRLDALGREIDEHGNLVNVTKPNNLSTLKVNINKQKKDAFQILKPELDVDPEKNPHFDPDVGISKKFLRPKRMGFAFVEEGKWTRDAELIKLKTKFGEAQAKEQRAKQQQFAKAKAAPDINPNLIEVGERVITKEKPKDPIPEIEWWDVPLLHSGTYKEVVDGTVAEDKLKIEKITIYIEHPQPIEPPTEPAPPPPQPLKLTKKEQKKLRTQKRLAREKDRQEMIRQGLLEPPKPKVKMSNLMKVLGSEATQDPTRLEKEIRSAAAEREQAHVDRNIARKLTPAERREKKERKLFDDPNNVETIVSVYRINELSHPKARFKIDVNARENRLTGSCVISDGINVVVVEGGSKSIKRYAKVMLRRINWAEAVKEEEEDDDADDDKPPNKCVLVWQGSVARRSFNRFSVHECMTEAAARKVFADAGVAHYWDLAVNFQDDN, encoded by the exons ATGGGGTTCCGTCAGGACCCTGATTTTTCTCCTCTCATAAACTCGTTTCCAGGACAGGTGGCTACTGATGTTGCTGCCCCGCAGAAGCCTACTAAAGCCCCTGTTCTTCGTCTTGATGCTCTTGGAAGGGAAATAGATGAACATGGAAACTTAGTGAATGTGACGAAACCAAACAACCTCAGTACCCTAAAG GTCAACATTAACAAACAGAAGAAAGATGCATTCCAGATTCTTAAACCTGAATTGGATGTGGATCCTGAAAAGAATCCTCATTTTGATCCGGATGTGGGCATTAGTAAAAAATTTTTGAGGCCAAAGAGGATGGGTTTCGCATTTGTAGAGGAAGGAAAATGGACAAGAGATGCTGAGCTTATAAAATTAAAG ACTAAATTTGGAGAAGCACAAGCCAAAGAGCAAAGAGCAAAGCAGCAACAGTTTGCAAAGGCAAAGGCAGCGCCAGATATTAATCCAAATTTGATAGAAGTAGGAGAGAGAGTTATCACCAAAGAAAAACCAAAGGATCCAATTCCTGAAATCGAGTGGTG GGATGTGCCACTGTTGCACTCTGGTACTTATAAGGAAGTTGTTGATGGTACAGTAGCTGAAGATAAATTAAAGATAGAGAAAATCACAATCTATATTGAGCATCCTCAACCTATTGAGCCCCCTACTGAGCCAGCTCCTCCACCGCCTCAACCACTGAAGCTGACCAAGAAGGAGCAGAAAAAACTACGTACACAGAAACGTCTGGCCAGAGAGAAAGATAGGCAAGAGATGATTAGACAAGGCCTGCTTGAGCCCCCAAAGCCAAAAGTTAAAATGAGTAATTTGATGAAAGTTCTTGGCTCTGAAGCAACCCAAGATCCAACCAGGCTTGAAAAGGAGATCAGGAGTGCAGCTGCTGAACGTGAACAAGCTCATGTAGACAGGAATATAGCACGGAAGCTCACTCCTGCCGAGCGTcgtgagaagaaagaaaggaagcTTTTTGATGACCCTAATAACGTGGAGACAATCGTCTCAGTTTACAGGATCAATGAGCTGTCACATCCAAAGGCCCGCTTCAAGATAGATGTTAATGCGCGAGAGAACCGGCTGACTGGATCTTGTGTGATATCAGATGGTATTAATGTTGTGGTTGTTGAAGGTGGAAGCAAGTCTATCAAGAGGTATGCAAAGGTTATGCTTAGGCGCATAAACTGGGCTGAGGCAgtaaaagaagaggaagaagatgatgatgctGACGATGACAAGCCTCCTAACAAGTGCGTGTTAGTATGGCAAGGAAGTGTTGCAAGACGGAGCTTCAATAGGTTTTCTGTTCATGAATGCATGACTGAAGCCGCTGCCCGGAAGGTTTTTGCCGATGCTGGCGTTGCTCATTACTGGGATCTTGCGGTCAACTTTCAAGATGATAATTAG
- the LOC114826089 gene encoding SAC3 family protein A-like has translation MNQGGHTETIASLDPNSLENRYIVNANQGQTPSYTLSTTGSEASSWNLHKTDNSSTDNGVHSHSNYQYDQHPQPPGSSTSNLGTVNAPQDYNSYASYQNSADPYGYGSAGYPGYYNNYQQQSNPSYSQPVGAYQNTGAPYQPISSFQNTGSNAGSASYSSTYYNPADYQTAGGYPSSSYNNQTTAWSGGNYANYTPHQYSQYTPDTTAAYSSSTATSTSQNYEQHYKQWADYYSQTEVSCAPGTENISVTSTPNVGCPVPGATTGYQTSDSQLPPPPPLPSYAPSWRPEPSPSELSSVQSGAVVFGAHDGYWNHGAPTSQSQVHHNSSMQPHFQKPLDEKTSYDSFQDHQKTAFSQASSMQYPASQQVPHATHTYQSPSQPVTSHASHTYQSPSQPVPSHVSHTYQSPSQPVPYGSHTYQSPLQPVPSHASHTYQSPSQPAPPVGTQRVNKLQIPTNPRITSNPTFGLPKSDKDSYTTTAAAKPAYISVSLPKPVEKVTSSATADSLLKPGMFPKSLRGYVERALARCKDDTQMAACQSVMKEIITKATADGTLYTQDWDTEPLFPLPNEDAVNKDGLHSSNLVSSLPKYKRSPNRRSKSRWEPLPEEKPVEKPASVNNDSLKFSWMNVNDKQRKPWMGSAGFKDGDTSNGKFTSQEQKNGSKITQKPFKKQRLSYVSTAENGDASSDSDKEQSSTAYYTGAMDLVDSPEERKRRENRSRRFERVQGHGAQNNHFKPKKAGGGNLYARRANALVLSKNFEDGGSRAVEDIDWDSLTVKGTCQEIEKRYLRLTSAPDPATVRPEDVLEKALVMVQNSQKNYLYKCDQLKSIRQDLTVQRIRNHLTVKVYETHARLAVEVGDLPEYNQCASQLKSLYAEGIEGCHMEFSAYNLLCVILHSNNNRDLVSSMASLSVEAKRDEAVKHALAVRSAVTSGNYVMFFRLYKTAPNLSTCLMDMYVEKMRYKAVSCMCRSYRPTIPVPYVAQILGFTTFTPTNEESEEKDSEGLDECIEWLKVHGACLVVDNNGEMQLDTKPTSSSLYMPETDAVSHGDATLAVNDFLTRTSL, from the exons ATGAATCAAGGAGGTCATACTGAGACGATTGCCTCGCTGGACCCGAATTCGCTTGAG AATCGGTATATTGTTAATGCAAACCAAGGACAGACGCCTTCATATACTCTTTCAACAACTGGTTCAGAAGCTTCATCCTGGAACCTTCATAAGACGGACAATAGCTCGACAGATAATGGGGTTCATTCCCATTCAAATTATCAATATGATCAGCATCCACAGCCGCCTGGGAGTAGTACATCAAATTTGGGAACAGTAAATGCACCACAAGATTACAATAGCTATGCTTCGTACCAAAATTCTGCAGATCCATATGGTTATGGAAGTGCAGGGTACCCAGGTTACTATAACAACTATCAGCAGCAATCCAACCCTTCCTACTCACAGCCCGTAGGAGCATATCAAAATACAGGTGCTCCTTATCAGCCTATTTCCTCATTTCAGAATACAGGGTCTAATGCTGGGTCTGCAAGTTATTCAAGCACTTACTACAATCCTGCTGATTATCAGACAGCTGGAGGTTACCCAAGTAGCAGCTACAATAATCAGACAACTGCTTGGAGTGGCGGAAATTATGCAAATTATACACCTCATCAGTACTCACAGTACACCCCAGATACCACTGCTGCATATAGTTCTAGTACTGCGACTTCAACTTCACAAAATTATGAGCAGCACTATAAGCAATGGGCAGATTATTACAGTCAAACAGAAGTCAGCTGTGCTCCTGGCACTGAGAACATTTCTGTTACTAGTACACCCAATGTGGGATGTCCGGTTCCAGGTGCTACCACCGGGTATCAAACCTCGGACAGCCagctaccaccaccaccaccactaccttcATACGCTCCTTCTTGGAGGCCAGAACCCAGTCCATCTGAATTGTCATCAGTACAG TCTGGTGCTGTAGTTTTTGGTGCTCATGATGGTTACTGGAATCATGGGGCCCCGACTTCTCAATCTCAAGTTCACCACAATAGTTCTATGCAACCACACTTCCAAAAGCCTTTGGATGAGAAGACTTCTTATGATAGCTTTCAGGATCACCAGAAAACTGCATTTTCTCAAGCATCCAGCATGCAGTATCCTGCTTCTCAGCAGGTGCCCCATGCGACTCAtacttaccaatcaccctcacAACCCGTTACATCCCATGCGTCTCAtacttaccaatcaccctcacAACCTGTTCCATCCCATGTGTCTCATACTTATCAATCACCGTCCCAACCTGTTCCATATGGGTCTCATACTTATCAATCACCCTTACAACCTGTTCCATCTCATGCGTCTCAtacttaccaatcaccctcccAACCTGCTCCACCTGTAGGTACACAAAGAGTTAATAAGCTGCAGATTCCGACAAACCCTAGAATCACTTCAAATCCAACCTTTGGTTTACCAAAAAGCGACAAGGATAGCTATACAACCACTGCAGCAGCAAAACCTGCTTATATCAGTGTTTCACTGCCAAAGCCGGTTGAAAAGGTGACATCCAGTGCCACTGCTGATTCTCTGCTTAAG CCTGGTATGTTTCCCAAGTCACTGCGTGGTTATGTCGAAAGGGCTTTGGCTCGCTGTAAAGATGATACGCAGATGGCTGCATGTCAGTCTGTCATGAAGGAG aTTATCACCAAGGCAACAGCTGATGGTACACTTTACACACAAGACTGGGATACTGAGCCTCTTTTCCCACTCCCAAATGAAGACGCTGTTAATAaaga CGGTTTACATTCTTCAAACCTTGTTTCATCATTGCCAAAGTACAAAAGAAGTCCGAATAGACGATCCAAGAGTAGATGGGAACCTCTACCAGAGGAGAAGCCAGTTGAGAAACCGGCATCTGTCAACAATGACAGTTTAAAGTTTTCTTGGATGAATGTCAATGATAAGCAAAGAAAG CCATGGATGGGGAGTGCTGGGTTCAAAGATGGTGATACAAGTAATGGAAAGTTTACTTCACAGGAGCAGAAAAATGGAAGTAAGATAACCCAGAAACCATTTAAGAAGCAGCGCCTTTCTTATGTAAGTACTGCTGAGAACGGTGATGCATCTAGTGATAGTGACAAGGAACAAAGTTCAACAGCATATTACACTGGAGCAATGGACCTTGTGGATTCACCAGAGGAAAGGAAGAGACGTGAAAATCGCTCTAGGCGTTTTGAAAGAGTGCAAGGACATGGGGCACAAAATAATCACTTCAAACCAAAAAAAGCTGGTGGTGGAAACTTGTATGCTAGAAGGGCTAATGCCTTGGTGCTTAGCAAAAATTTTGAAGATGGTGGCAGCAGGGCAGTTGAGGACATTGACTGGGATTCTCTTACTGTTAAGGGGACCTGCCAGGAGATTGAGAAACGTTATTTGCGCCTCACTTCTGCTCCTGATCCTGCCACT GTAAGGCCAGAGGATGTTCTTGAAAAAGCTCTGGTTATGGTTCAAAATTCCCAAAAGAATTACCTATATAAATGTGATCAGTTGAAGTCCATTCGTCAGGATCTGACTGTGCAACGAATTCGCAATCACCTAACAGTAAAG GTGTACGAAACCCATGCTCGCTTAGCAGTGGAAGTTGGGGACCTGCCCGAATATAATCAG TGCGCATCACAGTTGAAATCTCTTTATGCTGAAGGTATTGAGGGATGTCATATGGAGTTCTCTGCATACAACTTACTTTGTGTTATCCTTCACTCAAATAATAACAGAGATCTAGTATCATCAATGGCAAG CTTGTCAGTTGAAGCAAAAAGAGATGAAGCTGTTAAGCATGCTCTTGCGGTTCGTTCAGCTGTTACTTCAGGAAATTATGTTATGTTCTTCAGGCTCTACAAGACAGCTCCCAACTTGAGCACCTGCCTAATGG ATATGTATGTTGAAAAGATGCGGTATAAGGCAGTGAGCTGCATGTGTCGATCATATCGGCCTACGATACCTGTTCCTTATGTCGCTCAAATTCTGGGATTTACCACCTTTACACCCACAAATGAGGAAAGTGAGGAGAAGGATTCGGAGGGATTGGACGAATGCATTGAATGGTTGAAAGTACACGGTGCATGCCTCGTTGTAGATAACAATGGAGAAATGCAGCTTGATACGAAG CCTACATCCTCGAGTCTCTACATGCCGGAGACTGATGCGGTGTCCCATGGAGACGCCACTCTTGCTGTTAACGATTTTTTGACGAGGACAAGTTTATAG